Proteins from a single region of Flavobacterium sp. YJ01:
- the rsfS gene encoding ribosome silencing factor translates to MAKKTINNDVLLANIIKGIEEVKGNDIDILDLREIDTAVCDYFVICNGSSNTQVNAIVNSIQKTVSKDLKDKPWHVEGTDNGEWVLMDYVHIVVHVFQKHIREYYNIESLWGDAKITTIENKY, encoded by the coding sequence ATGGCGAAAAAGACGATTAATAATGATGTTCTACTGGCGAACATAATCAAAGGGATTGAAGAAGTAAAAGGAAATGATATCGATATTCTTGACTTAAGAGAGATAGATACAGCTGTGTGCGATTATTTTGTAATCTGCAACGGTAGCTCAAACACCCAAGTTAACGCCATCGTAAACTCAATTCAAAAAACAGTATCAAAAGACTTAAAAGATAAGCCTTGGCACGTAGAAGGAACCGATAATGGAGAGTGGGTTTTAATGGATTATGTACACATTGTGGTTCATGTATTCCAAAAACATATTCGCGAATATTACAATATCGAAAGCCTTTGGGGCGATGCCAAAATAACTACAATCGAGAACAAATACTAA
- the ftsH gene encoding ATP-dependent zinc metalloprotease FtsH: MAKDNNPNPNKFKISPWLIYTAILLVFLFISFATGGSSLSEPAQLTSSKFNTLLEKGQIEKVIVYNKAEAEVYLNAAALKDPANKKVAEDIFKQPNKGPHYTLEIGNDQIFQTKLEKAVSEGKLKDFNFLQKNNWSDILISLLPIIIIVGVWIFIMRKMSGGGAGGGGQIFNIGKSKAKLFDEKTDIKTTFKDVAGLEGAKEEIQEIVEFLKNPEKYTNLGGKIPKGALLVGPPGTGKTLLAKAVAGEAQVPFFSLSGSDFVEMFVGVGASRVRDLFKQAKEKSPAIIFIDEIDAVGRARGKSNMSGGNDERENTLNQLLTEMDGFGTNSNVIVLAATNRADVLDKALMRAGRFDRQIFVDLPDIRERAEIFKVHLAPIKKVEGLDLDFLAKQTPGFSGADIANVCNEAALIAARNNKPAVDRQDFLDAVDRIIGGLEKKNKIITPEEKRAIAIHEAGHATVSWMLEHAAPLIKVTIVPRGQSLGAAWYLPEERQIVRTDQMLDEMCATMGGRAAEKVTFDRISTGALSDLEKVTRQARAMVTIYGLNDKIGNVTYYDSSGQSEYSFSKPYSDETAKIIDAEISELIEGQYQRAIQILEENKDKLNQLADILIEKEVIFKDDLENIFGKRTFDKNLEEVVS; this comes from the coding sequence ATGGCTAAAGATAATAATCCAAATCCGAATAAATTTAAAATAAGTCCTTGGTTAATATATACCGCAATACTTTTAGTTTTTTTATTCATAAGTTTTGCCACAGGAGGATCAAGCTTAAGCGAACCTGCTCAATTAACTTCTTCTAAATTCAATACGCTTTTAGAAAAAGGTCAGATTGAAAAAGTTATTGTTTACAACAAAGCCGAAGCTGAAGTATATTTAAATGCTGCTGCTCTTAAAGATCCAGCAAATAAAAAAGTAGCTGAAGATATTTTTAAACAGCCAAACAAAGGTCCACATTACACTTTGGAAATTGGTAATGATCAAATTTTTCAGACTAAACTAGAAAAAGCGGTTAGCGAAGGGAAATTGAAAGATTTCAACTTCCTTCAAAAAAATAACTGGAGTGATATTTTAATCAGCTTACTTCCTATCATCATAATTGTTGGTGTATGGATTTTCATTATGCGTAAAATGTCTGGCGGAGGCGCTGGCGGAGGCGGACAGATTTTTAATATCGGAAAATCTAAAGCTAAATTGTTTGATGAAAAAACAGACATTAAAACAACTTTTAAAGATGTTGCTGGTTTAGAAGGTGCTAAAGAAGAAATTCAAGAAATTGTTGAATTCCTTAAAAATCCAGAAAAATATACGAATCTTGGAGGTAAAATTCCAAAAGGAGCTTTACTTGTAGGGCCTCCTGGAACAGGTAAAACTTTATTAGCAAAAGCTGTTGCTGGTGAAGCTCAAGTGCCTTTCTTCTCATTATCAGGTTCTGATTTCGTAGAGATGTTCGTAGGAGTTGGTGCGTCACGTGTTCGTGACCTATTTAAACAAGCAAAAGAAAAATCTCCTGCTATTATCTTCATCGATGAGATCGATGCGGTTGGTAGAGCGAGAGGAAAAAGCAATATGTCTGGCGGAAACGACGAAAGAGAAAATACTTTGAACCAATTACTAACAGAAATGGATGGTTTTGGTACAAACTCTAACGTAATTGTTTTAGCTGCAACAAATAGAGCTGACGTACTTGATAAAGCTTTAATGCGTGCAGGACGTTTTGACAGACAAATTTTCGTTGACTTACCAGACATTCGCGAAAGAGCTGAAATCTTTAAAGTACACTTAGCTCCTATCAAAAAAGTTGAAGGTTTAGATCTTGATTTCTTAGCAAAACAAACTCCAGGTTTCTCTGGTGCTGATATCGCAAACGTTTGTAATGAAGCAGCGCTTATTGCTGCACGTAACAACAAACCAGCTGTAGACAGACAAGATTTCCTTGATGCTGTTGACAGAATTATTGGTGGTCTTGAAAAGAAAAACAAAATTATTACTCCAGAAGAAAAAAGAGCAATTGCAATTCACGAAGCTGGACACGCAACTGTAAGCTGGATGCTAGAGCATGCTGCACCGCTTATTAAAGTAACAATCGTTCCTCGTGGACAAAGTTTAGGAGCTGCGTGGTACTTACCAGAAGAAAGACAGATCGTTAGAACAGATCAAATGTTAGACGAAATGTGCGCTACTATGGGAGGAAGAGCTGCTGAAAAAGTAACTTTTGACAGAATTTCAACTGGTGCTTTAAGCGATTTAGAAAAAGTTACACGTCAAGCTCGTGCAATGGTAACTATTTACGGATTGAACGACAAAATTGGAAATGTTACTTATTACGATTCAAGCGGACAAAGTGAATACAGTTTTTCTAAACCATACTCTGACGAAACGGCAAAAATTATCGATGCTGAAATTTCAGAATTAATCGAAGGCCAATACCAGAGAGCGATTCAAATTTTAGAAGAAAACAAAGATAAACTGAATCAACTTGCTGATATTCTGATTGAAAAAGAAGTTATCTTTAAAGATGATTTAGAAAACATTTTCGGAAAACGTACTTTTGATAAAAATTTAGAAGAAGTAGTTTCATAA